A genomic region of Manihot esculenta cultivar AM560-2 chromosome 15, M.esculenta_v8, whole genome shotgun sequence contains the following coding sequences:
- the LOC122721901 gene encoding protein NRT1/ PTR FAMILY 2.10-like, which produces MEDKEEKSAPSTAEDGIKYRGIKAMPFIIGNETFEKLGTIGTLANLLVYLTSVFNMKNITATLLINVFNGTSNVAPLVGAFLSDSYFGRYKSLAFASICSLLGMTVLTLTAAISKLHPPKCDAKQSGTCVEPTACQFAFLLSGFGFLVLGAGGIRPCNLAFGADQFNPATESGKQGINSFFNWYYFTFTFAMMISATFIVYIQSNISWTIGLAIPACLMFMSCALFFLGSKLYVKVKPEGSPITSLLQVLVAAAKKRRLDLPDNPALSLFDYIPANSINSRLLYTNQFRWLSKSAITTSEDQINFNGSAANPWKLCSIQQVEEAKCVLRVIPIWASAIIYFVAIIQQQTYVVFQALQSDRRLGNTGFQVPAASFIVFSMLSLTIWIPIYDRILVPSCRKLTGKEGGITILQRMGIGIVLSIITMLVSAVVEERRRHLALTTLTLGTAPKGGAISSMSALWLAPQLTLAGLTEAFNSIGQMEFYYKQFPENMRSVAGSFLFLGIAGSSYVSGFLVSIVHHITARSPGEDWLAEDLNKGKLDRFYYMIAALGVVNFGYFLTFAKWYRYKDSNCSSFELSLEAKQQSQKHLV; this is translated from the exons ATGGAAGACAAGGAAGAAAAATCAGCTCCATCAACTGCTGAAGATGGGATCAAGTACAGAGGAATTAAAGCCATGCCATTTATTATAg GAAATGAGACTTTTGAGAAGCTGGGAACAATTGGGACACTGGCAAATCTATTGGTTTATCTCACAAGTGTGTTTAATATGAAGAATATAACAGCTACTTTGCTTATTAATGTCTTCAATGGAACTAGTAATGTTGCACCATTagttggtgcttttctttcagaTTCTTACTTTGGAAGATACAAGAGTTTGGCCTTTGCTTCCATCTGTTCTCTTTTG ggGATGACAGTACTAACTCTCACAGCAGCAATCTCCAAATTACACCCACCAAAATGTGATGCAAAACAAAGTGGCACATGTGTTGAACCAACAGCTTGCCAATTTGCCTTTCTACTAAGTGGATTTGGGTTTCTAGTCCTTGGAGCTGGAGGCATCAGGCCCTGTAACTTAGCCTTTGGAGCTGACCAGTTCAATCCAGCTACTGAATCTGGGAAGCAAGGCATCAATAGCTTCTTCAATTGGTATTATTTCACCTTCACATTTGCTATGATGATATCTGCTACCTTCATTGTCTATATCCAATCAAATATAAGCTGGACTATTGGGTTAGCCATTCCGGCTTGTTTAATGTTCATGTCCTGTGCACTTTTCTTCTTGGGTTCAAAACTTTATGTCAAAGTGAAACCAGAAGGTAGCCCTATCACTAGTTTGCTGCAAGTACTAGTTGCTGCTGCTAAGAAGCGAAGGCTAGATCTTCCTGACAACCCTGCTCTTTCCCTTTTCGATTATATTCCGGCCAATTCTATCAATTCCAGGCTTCTCTACACCAATCAATTCAG GTGGCTTTCCAAGTCTGCAATTACAACTAGTGAAGACCAAATCAATTTCAATGGCTCAGCTGCCAACCCATGGAAACTTTGCAGTATCCAACAAGtggaagaagcaaaatgtgtCCTAAGAGTGATCCCAATATGGGCATCAGCCATAATTTACTTTGTGGCAATAATTCAGCAACAAACATATGTTGTTTTCCAAGCTCTTCAATCAGACAGAAGACTTGGCAACACTGGCTTTCAGGTCCCTGCTGCTTCATTTATAGTCTTTTCAATGCTCAGCCTCACAATCTGGATACCCATTTACGACAGAATCCTAGTTCCCTCTTGTCGGAAGCTCACCGGAAAAGAAGGTGGAATAACAATCCTCCAGAGAATGGGTATCGGAATTGTTCTCTCAATCATCACCATGCTTGTTTCTGCTGTTGTTGAAGAGAGAAGAAGGCATTTGGCTCTTACAACGTTAACACTAGGCACTGCACCTAAAGGAGGAGCCATATCATCCATGTCTGCTTTGTGGCTCGCCCCTCAGCTGACGCTTGCAGGGCTAACCGAGGCCTTTAACTCCATTGGCCAGATGGAATTTTATTACAAGCAGTTCCCAGAAAATATGAGAAGTGTTGCTGGTTCTTTCTTATTTCTTGGAATTGCAGGTTCGAGTTATGTCAGTGGTTTTCTTGTTTCAATTGTGCATCATATCACAGCAAGATCTCCAGGTGAGGATTGGTTGGCTGAGGATCTTAATAAGGGGAAATTGGATAGATTTTATTACATGATTGCTGCTTTAGGAGTTGTCAACTTTGGCTATTTCTTAACGTTTGCTAAGTGGTATAGATATAAGGATAGCAATTGCAGCAGCTTTGAGTTGAGCTTGGAAGCAAAGCAGCAGTCTCAGAAGCACCTTGTCTGA
- the LOC122721986 gene encoding metacaspase-9-like has product MESKGKKRMAVLVGCNYPKTKNELHGCINDVVAMRDVLINRFGFQPAHVQLLTDAPGSSSSPPLVMPTGANIKKALDQMVDEAQPGDVLYFHYSGHGTRIPSLKPGHPFRQDEAIVPCDFNLITDMDFRQLVNRLPKGTSFTILSDSCHSGGLIDKEKEQIGPNSLIKSNANKQISHKPKAIPYESILQHLTSLTGINTTDIGTHLLECFGANASLSFRIPMLELDNFLQVLKSDEGILLSGCQANETSADMNPVESGGKAYGAFSNAVQMVLKEHSGELISNRQLVMMARQVLEVQGFEQHPCLYCSDENADAVFLWQPESQSQC; this is encoded by the exons ATGGAGAGCAAGGGAAAGAAGAGAATGGCTGTATTGGTAGGGTGCAATTATCCAAAAACAAAGAACGAGTTGCATGGCTGCATTAACGACGTCGTAGCCATGAGAGATGTGCTTATCAACCGATTTGGGTTCCAGCCTGCCCATGTCCAGCTCCTTACAGATGCACCTGGGTCCTCTTCCTCTCCACCGCTAGTGATGCCTACTGGTGCGAACATAAAGAAGGCTCTTGATCAGATGGTTGATGAGGCTCAACCAGGAGATGTCCTCTATTTTCATTACAGTGGACATGGAACTAGAATCCCTTCGTTGAAGCCAGGCCATCCGTTTAGACAGGATGAGGCTATTGTCCCCTGTGACTTCAATCTCATCACAG ATATGGACTTCCGGCAACTAGTGAACCGGCTACCAAAGGGAACGAGCTTCACAATTCTATCAGATTCATGCCACAGTGGAGGTCTCATTGacaaagagaaagaacaaattggaccaaactcactaataaaatctaatgcaaacaagCAAATCTCTCACAAACCTAAAGCCATCCCGTATGAATCCATACTCCAACACTTGACATCTCTCACAGGCATAAACACAACTGACATTGGAACTCATTTGCTAGAGTGCTTTGGAGCCAATGCCAGCTTAAGCTTCAGAATCCCAATGCTTGAATTAGACAATTTTCTTCAAGTGTTGAAGTCTGATGAGGGGATTCTGCTAAGTGGGTGTCAAGCAAATGAGACTTCTGCTGATATGAACCCAGTTGAGAGTGGGGGAAAAGCTTATGGAGCATTTAGCAATGCAGTGCAAATGGTGTTGAAAGAGCATTCAGGTGAATTGATCAGCAATAGGCAGTTGGTGATGATGGCTAGACAAGTGTTGGAGGTTCAAGGGTTTGAGCAGCATCCTTGCTTGTATTGCAGTGATGAGAATGCTGATGCTGTTTTCTTGTGGCAGCCAGAAAGCCAGAGCCAATGCTAG